GCAACGGACTCTGAGGAAGGATTGCAGATAGCTCGAACGCTCAAACAGCAACACAATAGCTCAGAAGTATATCTGATGCTTTTTCTCAATGATGCGTTTATAGCTCCCGTAATAGGTTATGCTGCGGGGTACAAGCAAACATCTTTTAATGAGTCTATCGTGATGATTCTCGATGAGCATGGGCGATTGGTTGGGATGAATGATCTCACCAATCAAACTATTTACTACCGACTTTGGACTAACCAGTCTATTGCGGGATACACGCCGGTCTATGTGAGCAACGAGGTAAAAATATACCGGTTAAATGTATAAGTCAACTTAGATTGTTATCGTCTAACCGGGCTTAAATCCCTCAATCTGATTTTCAAAGTCCTCTAAAGACGGTGGAGCAATAGTGCAGGTAACCCCTGATGAATGGGAAAGAGCTAGGCATTTCATCGGCTCGGACAACATCAAAGTCGGTGATGAATATTATGAGATCAGGTTTATGCTTGCATAAAATAAAATGGGCTAATGTTCGCACTAAATCTGCCCATACGGCATTTGAAATCTTCCGATAGGCAATTACGGGCTTCAAAGACCTTCATTCCTCATACTCACTGCTCACCACCTTCTTGATGTGCTCGGCGGTTTTCTCGCCCACGTGCTCCACGTCCATCAAATCCTCCTTCGATGCCGTTACAACGTTTTCAGCCGTTTTAAAGTGTCTTAACAGGTTCCGGGTGGTTACGATACCGATATTCGATAATGCAGAGATGAAATATTCCTGCTGCTCTTTCAGCGATGCCGCCGGCTTCTTACCGTGCGGATTGATCTCCGTTTTGCTCGGCTGCTGCTCCCGCTTCGCAATGATATAGAGTAACGATGCAGTGTCCGCTTCGTCCCTGGTCTGGATTATGGGCACGCTGAGGTCAAGAGCGATGGTTGCCATTACCGCCCGGACCACATTGGGATGTATGTTCCGCTGCCCGTAGAGTGATTCGCCCTCGATGACGAGCACGGGCTTCTCATACTCCTTCCGCATACGAAGAACTTGCTCCAGCAGATTTCTGCGTTTATTGATCAAGGAATCTAAGAAATCGGTCGTGGTTTTGCGCTCGATACAAACCTTATCCGAAACGACGTAGTCGCCAATCCCTAAATTCCGTAATTTCAGGTCCATGCCCGCTTTCTCAAGGAACCGTGCCACGCCCGATTTCGTCTCCCGTGGATCCACGAAGATGGTTAAGTTCAATCCGTTTTCGAAGTCGGTTATCCGTCTTTGCTCCTCATGTTCCTTACCGCGCGGCTTGGCTGCCAATTCAGCTTCATTTACCGCTTCTTCGCGCTCTTCGCCGGCGTATTCGTTATCCGTCCTCGGCGCGCCCATCTCGCTTATCCGCTGCCGCATCGCGCGTTCCTTGCTCCTGCTGAGCCAGTAATACGCTTCGTCCTTCGTACCTTTCGCGATGAGAACGATAACCTTGCCCACTTTTCGGCGCGCAGTCCGTCCTTTCCGCTGTATGCTCCGTATCGCGGAGGGAATGGGCTCGTAGAAGAGCACGAGATCGGTAGCTGGAATATCAAGCCCCTCTTCAGCCACCGAAGTAGCAACCAAAACGTTGTAAACACCTTCTTTGAACTGATCTATTATCTCTACCTGCTCCTTTTGTTTCAAGCCCTTATCAGCATCCTTTGATGCCTGGCCAATGAACTTAACCGCCCGTATCCCGGCCATTTCCGCGTTCATGCCGTGCAACGCCGAAACGATCATCTCTGCGGTATCCCGGTAGTTCGTGAACACAATGATTC
Above is a genomic segment from Methanomicrobia archaeon containing:
- a CDS encoding DEAD/DEAH box helicase family protein is translated as MHNPASTTASKFILHPLLKAGVVERRKYQLDIAKEATKNSLMVVLPTGLGKTTIALLVLVNRLAIGKILFLAPTRPLVEQHSAFLKKVLNVDESRIQTFTGSILADKRGKLWDEAQIMVSTPQIIENDLLSNRITLSDVALIIFDECHRAVGNYSYVYIAEKYAEQAKAPLVLGMTASPGSDREKIQEICTVLGVERVESRTEYDHDVAPFIFKKGFEWRGIDVPVEIRSQKRVLDEVLAERIEELRKLGFIRKKKGKEISKTEILALRQIIVAQLATQKHADLYKALSLQAEVLKIKHAIDLIETQGIFAVKRYFERLRAEAISKEGSKAAKRLLKDEKFVEAVRAIASYEGEHPKLNALIEILQQEIRENPDTRIIVFTNYRDTAEMIVSALHGMNAEMAGIRAVKFIGQASKDADKGLKQKEQVEIIDQFKEGVYNVLVATSVAEEGLDIPATDLVLFYEPIPSAIRSIQRKGRTARRKVGKVIVLIAKGTKDEAYYWLSRSKERAMRQRISEMGAPRTDNEYAGEEREEAVNEAELAAKPRGKEHEEQRRITDFENGLNLTIFVDPRETKSGVARFLEKAGMDLKLRNLGIGDYVVSDKVCIERKTTTDFLDSLINKRRNLLEQVLRMRKEYEKPVLVIEGESLYGQRNIHPNVVRAVMATIALDLSVPIIQTRDEADTASLLYIIAKREQQPSKTEINPHGKKPAASLKEQQEYFISALSNIGIVTTRNLLRHFKTAENVVTASKEDLMDVEHVGEKTAEHIKKVVSSEYEE